A single window of Synechococcus sp. C9 DNA harbors:
- a CDS encoding pentapeptide repeat-containing protein: MPMTLTQLTAEQLQQRYLEGERHFARVDLNRVDLHGMKLPGIVLERANLYRADLFEADLTGANLGGAILCRCNLTRTRLNQAGLREADLIFANFGEAQLQEADLRGAYLRGVDGLNAQMQGCSLAHSNLTEANLYHANLAGADLTGAFLVVAILRGANLTGANLAGANLAGASMRGANLTGANLTGAVMPDGTIHP, encoded by the coding sequence ATGCCCATGACCCTAACCCAACTGACGGCGGAACAACTCCAGCAACGTTACCTGGAAGGGGAGCGGCATTTTGCACGGGTGGACTTGAACCGGGTGGATTTGCATGGGATGAAACTCCCCGGCATTGTGCTGGAACGGGCAAACCTGTACCGGGCGGATTTATTTGAGGCGGATTTGACGGGTGCCAACCTGGGGGGGGCGATTCTCTGCCGGTGTAACCTGACCCGTACGCGGCTCAACCAGGCGGGTTTGCGGGAGGCGGATTTGATTTTTGCCAATTTTGGGGAGGCGCAGTTGCAGGAGGCGGATTTGCGGGGAGCCTATCTGCGGGGGGTGGATGGGTTGAACGCCCAGATGCAAGGCTGTTCCTTGGCGCATAGCAATCTCACGGAAGCAAATCTTTATCACGCTAACCTCGCCGGGGCGGATTTAACCGGGGCATTTTTGGTGGTGGCAATCCTGCGGGGGGCGAATCTCACGGGGGCGAATCTGGCAGGGGCAAATTTGGCGGGGGCGAGTATGCGGGGTGCGAATCTCACGGGGGCGAATCTGACCGGGGCGGTGATGCCCGATGGCACGATTCATCCATAG
- a CDS encoding HNH endonuclease: MAKVLVLNASYEPLNITTWKRAAVLLLKGKAEQLEHNGKVIYPNFSLPTVIRLRHYVNIPHKEIPLTRRNVLHRDGHSCQYCGYTGEDLTLDHVIPKSRGGGDSWENIVTACVRCNIKKGNRTPEEARLPLRQRPRRPHSSLHFEVSKHLRGGSNQEWRKYVIGL; this comes from the coding sequence ATGGCAAAGGTGTTGGTGCTGAATGCTTCCTATGAGCCATTGAATATCACCACCTGGAAACGGGCGGCAGTACTGCTTCTCAAGGGCAAGGCGGAGCAATTGGAACATAATGGTAAGGTAATTTACCCCAATTTTTCCTTACCTACGGTTATCCGTCTGCGGCATTATGTGAACATTCCCCACAAGGAAATTCCCTTAACCCGCCGTAATGTCCTCCATCGGGACGGGCATAGTTGTCAGTATTGTGGCTATACGGGGGAGGATTTAACCTTGGACCATGTGATTCCCAAGTCCCGGGGTGGGGGGGATTCCTGGGAAAATATCGTTACCGCTTGTGTGCGATGTAATATCAAAAAAGGCAATCGTACCCCGGAGGAAGCCCGCTTACCCCTGCGCCAGCGTCCCCGTCGTCCCCACAGCAGTTTACATTTTGAGGTGAGCAAGCATCTGCGGGGTGGTTCCAACCAGGAATGGCGCAAATATGTGATTGGTTTGTAA
- a CDS encoding MFS transporter, which yields MKGLQGCMGRLFGSALLFWLGLTLLLPTLPLYLDEVVGASDAQIGWVIGAFAVGMLLFREPVGRLTDARGRKLGIQIGLLVLATAPLGYLWLQGIPALLVLRAYHGLSVAAFATGYLALVTDLAPAAQRGQVLGYMTLAQPVGVALGPAIGGFLADQGQYTAIFTLSALLGGLSWGLCTWGVQEPQRARAASSLGMSWGLLLTPRLRTPALVFLLVGLLFGSLQIFIPLFIKRQGIPMNPGLFYTAVAVASFSVRLALGQVADRWGRGRLITVSLACYWLAMVTLWWAQGVPWLVLAGVLEGMGAGLLIPGMAALIADRSYAQERGRSFGLCLGGFDLGIAMAGPLLGNLAVGLGLRQVFGWLAGVALLALGVYILWIGKNPRDSFAFALRNGPDAYRIS from the coding sequence GGTTGGGGCTGACCTTGCTGTTGCCGACTTTGCCGCTTTATTTGGATGAGGTGGTGGGGGCGAGCGATGCCCAGATTGGCTGGGTGATCGGGGCGTTTGCGGTGGGGATGTTGCTGTTCCGGGAGCCGGTGGGGCGGTTGACGGATGCGAGGGGGCGCAAGCTGGGGATTCAAATTGGTTTGCTGGTGTTGGCGACGGCTCCCCTGGGGTATCTCTGGTTGCAGGGGATTCCGGCTCTGCTGGTACTGCGGGCGTATCACGGGTTGAGTGTGGCGGCGTTTGCGACGGGGTATTTGGCTCTGGTGACGGATTTGGCTCCGGCGGCTCAGCGGGGGCAGGTGTTGGGCTATATGACCTTGGCGCAACCGGTGGGGGTGGCGTTGGGGCCGGCGATTGGGGGTTTTTTGGCGGATCAGGGACAATACACGGCGATTTTTACCCTGTCGGCTCTGCTGGGTGGGTTGAGTTGGGGCTTGTGTACTTGGGGGGTACAGGAACCGCAACGGGCACGGGCGGCATCGAGCCTGGGGATGTCGTGGGGGTTATTGCTAACGCCTCGCCTACGGACACCTGCTTTGGTGTTTTTGCTGGTGGGGTTGTTGTTTGGCAGTTTGCAGATTTTTATCCCCCTATTTATCAAACGGCAGGGCATCCCCATGAATCCGGGGTTGTTTTATACGGCGGTGGCGGTGGCGAGTTTTTCGGTGCGGCTGGCGTTGGGACAGGTGGCGGACCGGTGGGGGCGGGGGCGGCTGATTACGGTCAGCTTGGCCTGCTATTGGCTGGCGATGGTCACTTTGTGGTGGGCGCAGGGGGTGCCCTGGTTGGTGCTGGCGGGGGTGTTGGAGGGGATGGGGGCGGGGCTGTTGATCCCCGGTATGGCGGCTTTGATTGCGGATCGTTCCTATGCTCAGGAGCGGGGGCGCAGTTTTGGGCTATGTCTGGGGGGGTTTGACCTGGGGATTGCAATGGCGGGGCCCCTGTTGGGGAATCTGGCGGTGGGGCTGGGGTTGCGGCAGGTTTTTGGTTGGCTGGCGGGGGTGGCTCTGCTCGCCTTGGGGGTGTACATTTTGTGGATTGGCAAAAATCCCCGGGATTCCTTCGCCTTCGCCCTGCGGAATGGCCCGGATGCCTACCGCATTTCCTAA